Proteins from one Ammospiza nelsoni isolate bAmmNel1 chromosome 34, bAmmNel1.pri, whole genome shotgun sequence genomic window:
- the LOC132086006 gene encoding uncharacterized protein LOC132086006 isoform X1, translating to MAKGPSAGRARAALALDIVASIVSFLALGVQGLLLPHSCPWCYNLGPAAQGVLLGTHVLLLTSSAAGAVLAVIGCVAAARARPKATTMPVVIYQTAMPAPGAGPAETTPPVQQ from the exons ATGGCCAAGGGACCCTCGGCCGGACGG GCTCGGGCCGCGCTGGCGCTGGACATCGTGGCGTCCATCGTGTCCTTCCTGGCCCTGGGcgtgcaggggctgctcctcccccacagctgcccctggtGCTACAACCTGGGCCCGGCCGCACAG ggggtgctgctgggcaccCACGTGCTGCTGCTGACGTCATCAGCGGCGGGGGCGGTGCTGGCCGTGATTGGCTGCGTGGCGGCCGCCAGGGCGCGCCCCAAGGCGACGACAATG CCCGTGGTGATCTATCAGACAGCGATGCCTGCCCCAGGGGCGGGGCCAGCTGAGACCACGCCCCCTGTTCAACAATAA
- the LOC132086006 gene encoding vasodilator-stimulated phosphoprotein-like isoform X2, whose translation MAELLLLTRVVPAGGGGAEAAAPPPPPPGTPPPPQAGAAAVGGAPGAGGGAAGHPRAAADVISGGGGAGRDWLRGGRQGAPQGDDNARGDLSDSDACPRGGAS comes from the exons ATGgcggagctgctgctgctgacgcGGGTGGTGCCCGCAGGGGGGGGAGGGGCGGAGGCCGcggcccctcccccacccccccccgggacccctcccccaccccaagCGGGGGCAGCGGCTGTGGGGGGAGCCCCTGGCGCTGGGG ggggtgctgctgggcaccCACGTGCTGCTGCTGACGTCATCAGCGGCGGGGGCGGTGCTGGCCGTGATTGGCTGCGTGGCGGCCGCCAGGGCGCGCCCCAAGGCGACGACAATG CCCGTGGTGATCTATCAGACAGCGATGCCTGCCCCAGGGGCGGGGCCAGCTGA